A stretch of Crossiella cryophila DNA encodes these proteins:
- a CDS encoding Gfo/Idh/MocA family protein — MTRVAIIGCGRVAQRYHLPFLDSRPDLELVGACDRNPARTAELFANEPGVWMGGSVHEVLARTRPDVLAVCTPNNEHVAPALAALEAGVAVLCQKPLAADIDQARQFAARTTGGPLFGVNLPYRFHELLPAFTAAVRASEITSIEFGMGNPGDRLWQAFTPWYRDPVLAGGGALLDLGVHALDVLVAVFGLPAVRSCAVSGGEVEEQAELGLSFDGVPALVRLDRAARTVTMAITAHTTEGAHVLDFRRGELRLADGTVTVASARPELAALTAFYNALNGIEPGAAVPAADALALQELVVTGYRLAGA; from the coding sequence ATGACCCGGGTCGCGATCATCGGCTGCGGCCGGGTGGCCCAGCGCTACCACCTGCCCTTCCTGGACTCCCGCCCCGACCTGGAACTGGTCGGAGCCTGCGACCGCAACCCGGCCCGCACCGCCGAACTCTTCGCCAACGAGCCCGGGGTGTGGATGGGCGGCTCGGTGCACGAGGTGCTGGCCAGGACGCGACCGGACGTGCTCGCGGTCTGCACCCCGAACAACGAGCACGTGGCCCCGGCGCTGGCCGCGCTCGAGGCCGGGGTGGCGGTGCTGTGCCAGAAGCCGCTGGCCGCCGACATCGACCAGGCCCGCCAGTTCGCCGCCCGGACCACCGGCGGACCGCTTTTCGGCGTCAACCTGCCGTATCGCTTCCATGAGTTGCTGCCCGCGTTCACCGCGGCGGTGCGTGCCAGTGAGATCACCAGCATCGAGTTCGGGATGGGCAACCCCGGGGATCGGTTGTGGCAGGCGTTCACGCCCTGGTATCGGGATCCGGTGTTGGCTGGGGGTGGGGCGCTGCTGGATCTGGGGGTGCATGCGCTGGATGTGCTGGTCGCGGTGTTCGGGTTGCCCGCGGTGCGTTCGTGCGCGGTGTCCGGGGGTGAGGTTGAGGAGCAGGCTGAGCTGGGGCTGAGCTTTGACGGGGTGCCCGCGTTGGTGCGCCTGGATCGGGCGGCGCGGACGGTCACGATGGCGATTACCGCGCACACGACGGAGGGTGCGCATGTGCTCGATTTCCGGCGTGGGGAGCTGCGGCTGGCAGATGGCACGGTGACGGTGGCATCGGCCCGGCCCGAGTTGGCGGCGCTGACGGCTTTTTACAACGCGCTCAACGGCATTGAACCCGGTGCGGCGGTCCCGGCGGCTGATGCGCTGGCTCTGCAGGAACTCGTCGTCACGGGCTATCGCTTGGCCGGCGCTTAG
- a CDS encoding S-adenosylmethionine decarboxylase family protein, giving the protein MGEPGAEVQVDELCSYAVDVWVRDPGILVDEPVLLDLLRTAAVAGNATILGETGHVFPNGAVTAVLVLSQSHLSIHTWPEFRLANIDLLAYGRINAELMLEKIEQGLNPTRINVSRLLRAIR; this is encoded by the coding sequence ATGGGTGAGCCGGGTGCAGAGGTCCAGGTAGACGAGCTGTGTTCGTATGCGGTGGATGTGTGGGTGCGTGATCCGGGGATCCTGGTTGACGAGCCGGTGTTGTTGGATTTGTTGCGGACGGCGGCTGTGGCGGGGAATGCGACCATCCTTGGGGAGACGGGGCATGTGTTTCCCAATGGGGCGGTTACGGCGGTGTTGGTGTTGTCGCAGTCGCACTTGAGTATTCATACTTGGCCGGAGTTCAGGTTGGCCAATATTGATCTGCTGGCTTATGGGCGGATCAATGCCGAGTTGATGCTGGAGAAGATTGAGCAGGGGTTGAATCCTACTCGGATCAATGTTTCTCGGTTGCTGCGTGCGATTCGCTGA
- a CDS encoding nSTAND1 domain-containing NTPase, with protein MTEATGFGAGLRRLRTDRGLSLAQVANLVHYSKGYLSNVENGRKPVNPGLARRLDKALDAAGELTGLALEDGQRCPYQGLAAFEAADAGWFFGRDRATAALLGRLADSRTAGLPLVVFGVSGAGKSSLLRAGLVPALDRGALPEAGPVQVITPTARPMSVLPAPGGVLVVDQFEEVFTLCEDPAERREFIDALCAAAKADTLVVLGVRADFFGACLANPCLLAAVRHNQFTVGAMCRRELVEAITGPAERTGLAVEPGLVELLLRDLGVVGEDPAAGYDPGALPLLSYALMGTWQQRTAEAMTVAGYQVTGGIDGAVAAAAERAYEQLGPEAQEAARRVLLRLVRIDERDEPARRRVRFDELLSGEEKPAQAAIETLAEARLLVLDRDTVEITHEALLRAWPRLGDWIAADREGLRLHRQLTQATQEWSSLGHDAGALYSGARLTLAEQWAAEHDSELTGGERDFLRNSAAAGLRRARTRRRLVALLAVLLVLAASATVVATQSQRTMAEQRDLALSRGTIATAVSLQESDPALAVQLRLAAYRRSPGPDTRDALLAAFSQPFRGRFTGHGSDVVTMAFAPAGSLAATASWDHTARLWDIGNPRRPVELAQLPLAEQARAVAFHPGGKLLGVADASSMRLWDITEPRGPRPVTILRGEITWVAFSPDGRTAATGDLKGGTTLWDISDPVQPRERHRLPGHLSGVTSIAFSQDGRLLATSGDTTARIWELGGGEPRLRGVLTAHTASLRTIAFSPDGATLATASWDHTVRLWRTADLRGLATVNAHQSIVWSVAFSPDGRRLASTGGNTILWEVADPSAPRRVSTLPGGTYAVAFSPDGNTVATPDWVQDLRELPLTGHEDVVTSVVFNPAGDLLASGSWDRTVRVWDARRPRPLAVLTGPAAFVRAVAFSPDGTLLAAGSEDGSVWLWDVRDPAAIRPLPPIAVGAGEVGSIAFSRDGKLLATAGHYWVTLWDLAQRRELSRLGNSTTGNLLAAFSPDDRMLTVWARSSPPRQWQITDPGRPTELPRPAGDKSAAAGTFSPDGRILALYHHDDRTVRLLDQSGDLAVLPGQPLLYRLIFAPDGKRLAGAGEDGVVRVWDLSDPRAPVEQARLAGHNGPVPGVIFSPDGAQVVTGGNDRAVRQWDADPDRVAAKICQVAYPRISPEVWERYFPGLEYEPPCPA; from the coding sequence GTGACGGAGGCGACGGGCTTCGGCGCCGGGCTGCGCAGGCTGCGCACCGACCGGGGGCTCTCGCTGGCCCAGGTGGCGAACCTGGTGCACTACAGCAAGGGCTACCTGAGCAACGTCGAGAACGGCCGCAAACCGGTCAACCCAGGCCTGGCCCGCAGGCTGGACAAGGCCCTGGACGCGGCTGGCGAGCTGACCGGACTGGCCCTTGAGGACGGGCAGCGCTGCCCCTACCAGGGGCTGGCCGCCTTCGAGGCCGCCGACGCAGGCTGGTTCTTCGGCCGGGACCGGGCCACCGCGGCCCTGCTGGGCAGGCTGGCCGACTCCAGGACCGCCGGGCTGCCGCTGGTCGTCTTCGGCGTCTCCGGCGCGGGCAAGTCCTCACTGCTGCGGGCCGGACTGGTGCCAGCGCTGGACCGGGGCGCGCTGCCGGAGGCCGGACCGGTCCAGGTGATCACGCCGACCGCCCGGCCGATGAGCGTGCTGCCTGCGCCGGGCGGGGTGCTGGTGGTGGACCAGTTCGAGGAGGTCTTCACCCTCTGCGAGGACCCGGCCGAGCGCCGGGAGTTCATCGACGCGCTGTGCGCGGCGGCCAAGGCGGACACCCTGGTCGTGCTCGGCGTGCGCGCGGACTTCTTCGGCGCCTGCCTGGCCAACCCGTGCCTGCTGGCCGCGGTGCGGCACAACCAGTTCACCGTGGGCGCGATGTGCAGGCGGGAACTCGTCGAGGCCATCACCGGACCCGCCGAGCGCACCGGCCTCGCCGTGGAACCAGGGCTGGTCGAACTGCTGCTGCGCGATCTCGGCGTGGTCGGCGAGGATCCGGCCGCGGGCTACGACCCCGGCGCGCTGCCACTGCTGTCCTACGCGCTGATGGGCACCTGGCAGCAGCGCACCGCCGAGGCGATGACGGTGGCCGGGTACCAGGTCACCGGTGGCATCGACGGCGCGGTGGCCGCCGCGGCCGAACGCGCCTACGAACAGCTCGGCCCGGAGGCCCAGGAGGCGGCCCGGCGGGTGCTGCTGCGGCTGGTGCGCATCGACGAACGCGATGAGCCGGCCCGCCGCCGGGTCCGCTTCGACGAACTGCTCTCCGGTGAGGAGAAACCGGCCCAGGCCGCGATCGAGACCCTGGCCGAGGCCCGGCTGCTGGTGCTGGACCGGGACACCGTGGAGATCACCCACGAGGCACTGCTGCGGGCCTGGCCACGGCTGGGCGACTGGATCGCGGCGGACCGGGAGGGCCTGCGGCTGCACCGCCAGCTCACCCAGGCCACCCAGGAGTGGAGCAGCCTCGGCCACGACGCGGGCGCGCTGTACTCCGGCGCCCGCCTCACCCTGGCCGAGCAGTGGGCCGCCGAGCACGACAGCGAGCTGACCGGCGGCGAACGGGACTTCCTGCGCAACAGCGCCGCCGCCGGACTGCGCCGCGCCCGCACCCGGCGCAGGCTGGTCGCCCTGCTCGCGGTGCTGCTGGTACTGGCCGCCAGCGCCACCGTGGTGGCCACCCAGTCCCAGCGGACGATGGCCGAACAACGCGATCTCGCGCTCTCCCGCGGCACCATCGCCACCGCGGTCTCCCTGCAGGAGTCCGATCCCGCGCTGGCCGTGCAGCTGCGGCTGGCCGCCTACCGGCGATCACCCGGCCCGGACACCCGCGACGCGCTGCTGGCCGCGTTCAGCCAGCCCTTCCGCGGCCGGTTCACCGGTCACGGCAGCGATGTGGTCACCATGGCCTTCGCCCCGGCAGGCTCGCTGGCGGCCACCGCGAGCTGGGACCACACCGCCAGGCTGTGGGACATCGGGAACCCGCGGCGGCCGGTCGAACTCGCGCAGCTGCCGCTGGCCGAACAGGCCCGCGCGGTGGCCTTCCACCCCGGCGGGAAGCTGCTGGGCGTGGCGGACGCGAGCAGCATGCGGCTGTGGGACATCACCGAACCGCGTGGGCCCCGGCCGGTGACCATCCTGCGCGGTGAGATCACCTGGGTCGCCTTCAGCCCTGACGGCCGGACCGCGGCCACCGGTGACCTCAAGGGCGGCACCACGCTGTGGGACATCAGCGATCCGGTGCAGCCAAGGGAGAGACACCGGCTGCCCGGCCACCTCTCCGGGGTCACCTCGATCGCCTTCAGCCAGGACGGCCGCCTGCTGGCCACCTCCGGCGACACCACCGCGCGGATCTGGGAGCTGGGCGGCGGCGAGCCCCGGCTGCGCGGCGTGCTCACCGCGCACACCGCCTCCCTGCGCACCATCGCGTTCAGCCCGGACGGCGCCACCCTGGCCACCGCCAGCTGGGACCACACCGTCCGGCTGTGGCGCACGGCCGATCTGCGCGGACTGGCCACGGTCAACGCGCACCAGTCCATCGTGTGGTCGGTGGCCTTCAGCCCGGACGGCCGCAGGCTGGCCAGCACCGGCGGCAACACCATCCTGTGGGAGGTGGCCGATCCGAGTGCGCCCCGCCGGGTGAGCACACTGCCCGGCGGCACCTACGCGGTGGCCTTCAGTCCCGACGGCAACACCGTGGCCACCCCGGACTGGGTGCAGGACCTGCGGGAACTGCCGCTGACCGGGCATGAGGACGTGGTCACCTCGGTCGTGTTCAACCCGGCCGGCGACCTGCTGGCCTCCGGCAGCTGGGACCGCACGGTCCGGGTGTGGGACGCCCGCAGGCCGCGTCCGCTGGCCGTGCTGACCGGCCCGGCGGCCTTCGTGCGCGCGGTGGCCTTCAGCCCGGACGGGACCCTGCTGGCCGCAGGCAGCGAGGACGGTTCGGTGTGGCTGTGGGATGTCCGCGACCCGGCCGCCATCCGGCCGCTGCCGCCGATCGCGGTGGGCGCCGGCGAGGTCGGCAGCATCGCGTTCAGCCGGGACGGCAAACTGCTGGCCACGGCCGGGCACTACTGGGTGACGCTGTGGGATCTCGCGCAGCGCCGGGAGCTGTCCCGGCTGGGCAACTCCACCACCGGCAACCTGCTGGCCGCCTTCAGCCCGGACGACCGGATGCTGACCGTCTGGGCCAGGTCCAGCCCGCCCCGGCAGTGGCAGATCACCGACCCCGGCCGGCCGACCGAACTGCCCCGCCCGGCCGGTGACAAGTCGGCGGCCGCCGGCACGTTCAGTCCGGACGGCCGGATCCTGGCGCTGTACCACCACGATGACCGCACCGTGCGGCTGCTGGACCAGAGCGGCGACCTGGCCGTGCTGCCGGGGCAACCGCTGCTGTACCGGTTGATCTTCGCCCCGGACGGCAAGCGGCTGGCGGGGGCAGGGGAGGACGGTGTGGTGCGGGTGTGGGATCTCAGCGATCCGCGCGCCCCGGTCGAGCAGGCCCGGCTGGCCGGGCACAACGGGCCGGTGCCCGGGGTGATCTTCAGCCCGGACGGCGCCCAGGTGGTCACCGGTGGCAACGACCGCGCGGTGCGGCAGTGGGACGCCGATCCGGACCGGGTGGCGGCCAAGATCTGCCAGGTGGCCTACCCGCGGATCAGTCCGGAGGTGTGGGAGCGGTACTTCCCAGGGCTGGAGTACGAGCCGCCCTGCCCGGCCTGA
- a CDS encoding glycosyltransferase family 2 protein, giving the protein MISVVIPTRDRTTRLYLTLSALLAQTLDRAGFEVVLVDDSPTPGAVEAVLAALPAGLPLRRTATGGRGVAAARNAGAALATGDLLLFLDDDTLAAPDLLRRHVIAHGPATVAHGRITDLTAFLFTPDPPRLSETLTGARGRTLGPADLPALAQRYRRLGPQRSFIEGVAQAVAGIPAYHELRWLACVGTSTSMPRELFNRMGGFDEGFGALWGGEDLELGLRLALAGAEFRLIGSFACHLPQARHHTATDLGLFWTLVAQRHGRPRLVRVGDFLRGRISLDQLAAELAPARQATP; this is encoded by the coding sequence ATGATCAGCGTCGTCATCCCGACCAGGGACCGCACCACCCGGCTGTACCTGACCCTGTCCGCCCTGCTCGCGCAGACGCTGGACCGGGCCGGGTTCGAGGTGGTGCTGGTCGACGACTCCCCCACCCCCGGCGCGGTCGAGGCGGTGCTCGCCGCCCTGCCCGCCGGACTGCCGCTGCGCCGCACGGCCACCGGCGGCCGGGGCGTGGCCGCCGCCCGCAACGCCGGCGCCGCACTGGCCACTGGCGACCTGCTGCTCTTCCTCGACGACGACACCCTGGCCGCGCCGGACCTGTTGCGCCGACACGTGATCGCGCACGGCCCGGCCACCGTGGCGCACGGCCGCATCACCGACCTGACCGCGTTCCTGTTCACCCCCGACCCGCCCCGGCTCAGCGAAACACTGACCGGCGCCCGCGGCCGCACCCTGGGTCCGGCGGATCTGCCCGCCCTGGCCCAGCGGTACCGGCGGCTGGGCCCGCAGCGCTCGTTCATCGAGGGCGTGGCCCAGGCGGTGGCCGGGATTCCCGCGTACCACGAACTGCGCTGGCTGGCCTGTGTCGGCACCAGCACGAGCATGCCCAGGGAGTTGTTCAATCGCATGGGCGGATTCGACGAGGGATTCGGCGCGTTGTGGGGCGGTGAGGACCTGGAGCTGGGCCTGCGCCTGGCACTGGCCGGGGCGGAGTTCCGGCTGATCGGCTCCTTCGCCTGTCACCTGCCCCAGGCCCGGCACCACACCGCGACCGACCTCGGCCTGTTCTGGACCCTGGTGGCGCAGCGGCACGGCCGCCCCCGGCTGGTCAGGGTCGGCGACTTCCTGCGCGGCCGGATCAGTCTGGACCAGCTCGCCGCCGAACTCGCCCCCGCCCGGCAGGCCACGCCATGA